Below is a window of Nicotiana tabacum cultivar K326 chromosome 19, ASM71507v2, whole genome shotgun sequence DNA.
CTGGCCAGAAGTGCCCCTGAAGTATCGCAATTGCTACAAAAATGTCTTCCATCCACCTATTTGAATAAAAATACCCCTACTGTTATATTTTTGGCTTAACATTATCCTTATTACTAACTGAAAATtctgaaaataaaaattaattaatatccACGTGTCACTGTTCCATTGGCCTAACTTGAACTTCAACTAAAATATAATTAAACTCACCCGTAACCCGTCCGAATATTGACCCGCTCAGATTTTAAAacacaactctctctctctctctccccctctttctctctctctctctctctctctctctctctctctctctatctctctatctatctctctctctctctctgtcttcTTCTCCTCGTTGCTACTTGGGCGGAATCCACTGGCAGATCCGCTGGAATTAGCAACAAATACAATAACACATCTCACTTGTAAATTATGGATagaaaatccttttttttttactaGACTTAGCACAATAATCTAATCGAAAAAATTGAATCCATGATAAcaaaaatgatttcaaaagaagaaaacaaatactAGTGAATAAATTATCTAAAAAAATGCCAACTATATTAGTACATCATATGAACTCAGTGTGTATAAAATATGATAATTGCACAATACCCATTACACAGAGCATAAAGACTTACATACTAATAGAAAAAATAgcgaaataaattaaaaataaaaatacacattacataaacaataaaaaaaattgaaaaaaatctcaaattttcataGAGGAATGACAAAATATAATGAAGAAAACCACCagaaatttcaaataaaattataCAATAAAGAATACCCATTACATAAACAAAAAGAATCTAAACTTTTTTTATAAAGAATAATATGACACTTCCTTCCATCTTCCATAAAATCTATTCTAATAGAGAAATAAATTTTGGGTTTGCCTCGTGAATAATCGTAGATATACACTCGTAAAAAAAATGCTCATCAAAACGAAATGGCGAAGAGGTAGAGAGAGGGGGAGAGAGAGAAGCgtgaaagagagagagagttataTTTTTAAAGTGAAAATATTGAATTCCATGAATCTACCAAGACTTTATGCTAGGGTTTAAAAAATGAAAtgagagagagaaaggaaaaaagagaagcaAATATTTTCTTATTCGATTGACTGAAAAGAGAGAGAAATGTTCTGTACATCTAGAACAATCCAAAAAATATAAAGTGGCTATCTACTTAAAAAAATTAACCGGACCAATGGACTAATATGTACTAGTATGTCTATTACAAAGAATGGGCCTCTCTATTATAACTGGGATGTTTACAATTAAATAAATCAAATGGCCTTGTTATTTAGGGTGTGTCTTAGCATCAGCAATAGATTGGGCCAGCTTATGCTCAACTCCAACACCCTCCTTCAAGGTAGAGGGTGACTGAACTCCCAGCTTGAGCAGTAATGAATGATGAACAAGGCCTGTCAAGGGCTTGGTAAAAATATCAGCCAACTGAGAATTAGTAGGAATATGATTCAAGGCAATCAACCCTTCATGACAGTCTACCTCAATATGTTTTGTTCTCTCATGAAATATATGGTTCTTGGCAATGTGGATGGCTGCTTGATTATCACAGAAGACATGCATAGCAGCAGGAACAGAAATACCAAAGTCAGAAAGTAACCTAACCAGCTAAGTGAGTTCAACTACAGCCTTACTAATTACTCTATACTCAGCCTCAACAGAAGATAGAGAGAGACAACAGGCTGCTTTTTAGCTTTCCAACCAATAAGAGATCCCCCCAAGAGAATGCAGAACCCAGTAACTGATCTCCTTGTGTCTGGGTAAGCAACCCAGTCACTATCACAATATGCAGAGAGTGAAAGATCAGGGGAGTTGCTGATGAAAACTCCAACTTCAGAAGAACCTTGAAGATACCTGAGTATATGTAAGGCTGCATGCATGTGAGAGGAGGTGGGATTCTGAAGGTATTGGCTTGGGTGTTATAGTACAGCAAAATCCAGGTCTGGTCTGGTGTGAGTGAGGAAGTTGAGCTTGCCCACCAGACTCCTATACAATTCAGTACAGGAGAAAGAAGAGGATCCCCCATGTCTGCTTTGAGTTTGACAGTTAGGTCAAGGGGACAAGTAACAAGAGTAACATTCTCACAATGGTACTTTTTGAGAAGGTCCTTAATAAATTTTCTCTGATGTAACATCCCACCAAAATTGTATGCAACTTCAATCCCAAGGAAATAATGGAGAACTCCCAACTATTTGATTTTAAATTCATTGTCCAGAAAACTCTTTAATGCAACAATTTCTTCCAAGTCATTACCAGTGagaataatatcatcaacatacacaaccAACACGACAATGGAAGAACCAAATATTCTAGAGAAGAAAGAATAGTCATTGAGAGAAGAAGAGTATCCTTTAGAACATAAAAATTGAGACAGCTTGACATACCACTGCCTTGAAGCCTGTATCAAACAATATAAAGACTTTTGAAGATGACAAACcaaaggagaagaagatgaaCCAGAAACAGTTAAAGGAGTGGCTGACAACCCAGGTAAAAACCTCATATAGACCTCCTCATCCAGATCACCATGCAAAAAGGCATTGTTGACATCAAGTTGAAATAGAGTCCAACTTTGCTTGATAGCCACAACAATAAGACACTTAACACTGGAAAatttgacaacaggtgagaatATTTCATTGAAGTCCACACCTCAACCTGGGTATCACCCCTAACAACCAATCTAGCCTTATACCTTTCCACAGTCCCATCAGCCATATACTTGACTTTATAAACCCATTTGCAGCCTATGGGTTTCTTGCGAGGTGGCAGCTGAACAATGGACCAAGTATGATTGGCCTCTAAGGCCTCAAATTCTTTCCTCATGGCCTCCAGCCATACAGGAATGGATGCTGCCTGCTGATATGAGTCAGGCTCAATCTCAGTAGTATTAACTAAACTATGAaggcaaaaagaagaagaactagGGTCAAACAAGGATGGAGGAAGGTTACAAACATATTGTTTAAGGTGAGTAGGAGGAATATGAGTCCTACTGGATCTCTTAGGAGCAGGTGGAGTGTGTGAGGAGGTATGAGAAGGGAAGGAGGCAGATGTTAGAGAAGGAGGAGATGGTGAGAGAAGTAAAGGAAAAAGCACAAGAGATTGAGGAGGATCATAGAGGGAATTGTCAACTGGTAAACTCCAACTAGGAGAAGGATTTAGATGAGGAGGAACACTAGGCTGTTTGAAAGAAGAAGCAAAGGGAAAAATAGTTTCATGGAAAATCACATCTCTGGATATCAAAGTAAGCTTAGTTTTCAAATTGTATAGCTTATATCCCTTCTTAGCCAATGGATATCCCAGGAATACACAAGGGTCAGCTCTAGGCTGAaacttgtccctatggcacttaGGAACTATGGTAAAACAGAGACAATCAGATGTTTTAATATGATTGTAAGAAGGAGGTTGCCCAAATAGTAGTTCAAAAGGTGTTTTGTTATTAAGAAGCTTAGAAGGGAACCTGTTGATAAGATATATAGCAGTAAGCACACAATCTCCCCAGAATTTAATAGGTAAGTGAGAATGGAAAAATAGTGCTCTTGAGGTTTCTAAAAGATACATATGTTTTCTTTCAaccacaccattttgttgtggtgtgtgAGGACAAGAAGTTTGGTGAATTATTCCATTTTCAAGAAAGAATTCATTGCCACAGTTACTAGACCCAAACTCAAAGGCATTATCACTTCTAATAATTTGTACAATAGATTTGAGTTGTGTTTTGACCATGGCAATGAAAGCCTTGATAAGAGGGAAAGCATTACTCTTGGACCCCACAAGATGAGTCCAAGTAGCTCTAGTAAAGTCATCAACTATGGTTAGAAAATACTTATACCCATTATAGGTAGGGCTTCCATAAGGGCCCCAGGTATCCATATGTATGAGTTGAAAAGCATATGTAGTTTTGATAGAACTATCAGAAAAAGGTAGCTTGGGCTGCCTTGCTAATGGGCAGACAGTACAAGTAAATGGTTGTTTAGAAGAGAATTTACAAGGTACATAAGGAATTTCTCTCATTCTAACAAAAGGTATGTGTCCCAGTTTATTATGCCACAACATCTCCATTTTATTCAATTCAGAATAATATGTACAATGAGAAGAAGAAACAGAATCATCATAGAATGGTATTTACAGGGAACATGTTCAGAAAGTAAAAGATCACTCATAGAACTAGATTGACATATAGTTGCATGAGATTGAAGAGAAGGGGAAGACTGCACAAGCCTGTAGAGTCCACCATCCAATTTTCAGTGGCCTCTTCAGTGAAAGGGCCTGTATTAAATATGAAAACTTAGTAAATAGGACAATAGAATCCAACTGGCAAACAAGTTTAGATGTAGAGATAAGGTTGTAATGAAAGCTAGGAATATAAAGGAAATGATGCAACGTGAAACAAAGAAATTGAATGGATCCAGTACAAGTTACCTTAACCTTATAACCATTTGGTAAGGTGACTAAGTATGGTATAATTAAGGGCTTAATATAAAAAAGAAAGACTTTATTGGAGTTCATGTGGTCAGTTACCTCAGAGTCTATAATCCAAATGCATTCATTTATTTTAGTTAACGCGCAAGCACCATAAAATACACTTTTCATACAAATGGGTGAAGAGAGAATACAAGCAAAGTTAGCAGATGCCATGAGGCTGGACTGGGATTGTGATTATGAAATTTGTGTCTGTTGAAGCAGCATCATGAGTTGGAAATATTGATCCTTGGTTAACCCAGGGATCAAAGACTCTGAATCAAAAGACCCATCAGCTGGAGAGTGAGAAACTTAAGCAAAATTCTGATGACCAGCAGAATTTTGAAGACCCTACACCTCAATATTTGCAGCAGTCCTTTTCCCTTGGTAAACTTGAAGCATGGTGGAAAGCCATGGAACTTATAGCATTTGTCAACCAAATGCCCAGGCTTCTTACAATACCTACACACCAGATTTGACTTGTTGTACTCAAAATTGACTCTTTGAATGAACTGCTTGGGAGGGGCAGGTGTTCCTGAGAATTTGTTAGTGAGATGGACATTGGAAGAAGCAGAATCAGTACGGAATTGGGATGGTGAGGACACTTGTCTTTGTCTTTCATCCTGAAGCAAGATGTTGTAGGCAGTGTCTAGAGATGGAGGAGGTTGCATTATGAGCAGATTACTCCTAACTCCAACATAAGTTTCATTAATCCCCATAAAAAACTGATGCAACTTGTTTTCATCATCCTCTCTTTGATCTCAGATTTAGCAGTACATGTGCAAGAGCTACCACGAGAGGCACACATGAAACCCAATTCATCCCATAATTTCTTGAGTTTGTTGAAGTAAGATGCTATGTCTAGAGACCCCTGACTGGTGAAAGCTAACTCTTGTTTTATCTCAAATACCCTGGTTCCATTTACAATACCATACCTTTTATTAAGTTGAGTCCAAATGCTTTGGGCAGTGTCAGAATATTGAACACTTCCAGCTATGTCTGGTGTAAGGGAGTTGGTCAACCAAGAGATGACCATATTGTTACACCTATCCAATTACCTAAATTTAGGGGGATTTTCAAGAGGTTTAACAATTATTTCGTCAATGAAACCTATCTTATTTCTAGCAGAAAGGGAAACAATCATATTCCGTCTCCAACCCACAAATCCAGTTCCAGAAAAGAGTATACTGACAAGAGAAATCCCCGGAACATCATAAGACAGAAGAAAAAGTGGACTCAAAGGATTAGGGATGAAACTAACAGAGGAATTAGTAGATATAGACTCGTCAACGACATTCACCATTTTTGAGTTCAAATAATCAGTCAGAAATCACATAGAATTCAACCACAACACATGCAATCGTATACCTCTACCATAATTAAGAACTATTAGATTCTAATAAAAAAATGAGCTAGATAAGGAGAATACCCTCTGTCTTTGTGACCGAAAGACGACAACGACCTTGAACTTGAAAAAACAAACCCTAACAGTTGGATAGGGAAAATTAGAGGAATCAACTGATTTCCACGCCAATCCAGTGAAACACCGGTATAAAGAAGCTCTCGAAGCAACGATTGTAGAAGAAAACTCAACAGAATCAGAAAACCCCAAACTTCTCAATGTACAAGAAATATCGAACGAAAATAAGCGAGGATAACATCACGAGGAAGCTGGTGAGAAGAAGAAACGAAAtctctgctctgataccatgtgaaaaCATTGAATTCTATGAATCTACCAAGACTTTATCTAGGGTTtaggaaatgaaatgagagagagagaaaggaaaaaagagaagcaGATATTTTCTTATTCGATTGACTGAAAAGATAGAAATGTTCTGTACATCTAGAAGAATCCAAAAAATATAAAGTGGTTATCTACTTAAAAGAATCAACCGAACCAATGGACTAATATGTACTAGTATGCCTATTACAAAGAATGAGCCGCACTATTATAAGTGGGATATttacaaataaataaatcaaatagGCCTGTTATGTAGGGTGTGCCTCAACATCAGCAATAGATTGGGCCAGCTTATGCTTAACTCCAACAAAAATTGGGTCGGGTCAATATCAGACCGTTTACgggttagtttaattataatttgGCTTATGGTTTACGTTAGGCCAATAGGATGGTGACACAgatattaattatattttcttattgatattttctACTTATTTAGAAGCGATAATAAGGAGGTCTTGATCGTCCAggggtatttttattttttcagcaTATTTTAGACGGACTgtacgcctaaaatttttcttttctattccGTTCAcgctctctttctctctctaggaTGCGCAGCTCTTCCTCTTCTCAGATGTGTAACATTAAGCTCCTCTTGCTTTTGGTGCTTTGAGTTGTTTTCCTACCTTGGCAACACCTGTGTTTCATGGGGATCAACAATATATTTTTAGGGTTAAACATTATCTCTTCAGGTTAGATTACTTCAATGCCCTTGTTTTAGGCAAATCCGATCTTTACTTTTAAGGTTATATTTGACAGTTTATTGAACTGTTTAGCTATGATCGTTGAATAAATTCTGGAATATACTCTGTTCTTCTTGGGTTTTCTCTCGATATTTATCGCTCCGCTTCTCCACTGTTCATCTTTTCGTCTCTGTGCGCGTTTGCTGACAGGTTATTACTTTGTTTGATCTTTAATTTTAAGATTAGATTAGAcaatttgttaaattttttagttGTCTGATATTTACTAATTACCAGTTACAAAAGTTAAAGGAATCAAAACTACCGTGCTAACTGAAGGCGACTGTTTGATGAGAAAAGTCTACGGATTACGAAGAAACAAAGATTATAACTCTACTTATATAATTAGAAAAACCCATATAGATGAGCCGACAGATCGAAAATAATACATTTAAGTAGAAATAAAGTATTTATGGAGTAGTAGTTAATAAGGTTTTAGGGAACATACTCTGTTTTGCTCGGGTATCCTCTTGATTTTTTTGGTTACGCTTTTCTTCTACTCCTCTTGTGTCTCTCTGGTCATTCACTATAGGTTATTATTTTGCGCTTCATATTTCATCTCCTTCTTCATATTTGTGTGACTGAGTTAATTGAAAAAGTATCTTTATTAGAAGTACTTATTATCTTTTTTTTGATAGAAATATATAAAGGACTATACAAGCAAGCTACTCTATTTTTCCATTGGTGGATTTAATAACAATAAGAAAATCAGAGTTGCTCAAGTTGTTGTGTGTTGAAGTCACTTGGTTGTGGAATTTGTTAATGGGAAAGACTTTTAGTATTCCCCTCCACTACTTGTTTTTTGATTCTTTGCTCTGAGAAAACAGTTTTCCCTTGATCAAATTGTGAACTAATTTATTGTTATAGTTATGTTTGAACCTGTTGTAGTCTAATGGGAATTTCTTTGTAAATTCGAGTTGTCACCCACTGAACACTCGCAATGCTATATCAAGTTTTTTTTGTGGCTTCGATCTGTAGTAGAtagagtgtaacgacccggccggtcgtttcaagagTTATAGCCTCATTTTCCCAAAttctgcttcttttgtgctttacaTCTGTATTTTatcttaccgggttggttggttcgggtgtGAAgcggttttggagtgaattgagacacttagtctcttaattggaagcttaagttggaaaaagtcgaCCAGATGTCGACTTGTGAGAAAACaatctcgaatttgaatttttatggttctgttagctccgttaggtgcttttggacttaggagcacgtccggaatgtgatttggaggtccgtagtagaattaggcttgaattggcgaaagttgaaattttacgATTTTGGCCGACAgtaaaaattttgatatcggggttggattggatttttagaagttggaataggtttgtggtgtcatttttgagttagtgtgtaaaatttgaggtcaatcggacgtggtttggtaggtttcagcgtcgtttgtagaatttggaagtttagaagttcttaaggcttgaatccgggtgtaattggtgttttgatgttgtcttgagtgattcgatggttcgactaagttcgcatggggTTATATGAGTTGTTGGTATGATCGGTTGAGGTCCtggaggcctcggggtgatttcgggtggttaacggcttgATGGGAGTTAAGGaaatgcagttgaagctgctgctactggtgtaaccgcacctgcgaagaggGAACCACATGTTCgagttcgcagaagcgaagaaggAGCCGCAGATGCAGACAAGAAGGAGCTGGGCAAGAGCCGCAAGTGCAAAGATTTTTCTGCACATGCgagggtcgcagatgcgggcagTTGGGCGTAGGTGCGAAGGATGGCCGAAGGTGCGATGGATTCCTACACCTGCAATAGGCGCAGGTGAGGTCTTGGGGCCGCATGATCAAGGTTAAGATTTTAAGTGGAATCCGTACCTGCGATgaaattttcgcaggtgcggcatcgcagaagcgacaagaGGACCGCAAGTGCGGTATTTCTGGGCAGAAAAATACCAGCTCGAGGGTTGgactttctttttctattttggacttgggaagcTCGGGAGAGAGGCTATTTTTtcaggattttcaaggaaaacgttggggtaagtaattctaacccaGATTGGtctaaatttcgtgaatctatggatttgagttggaaatttgggggtttagggatTGGGAATATGAGAGTGAACTACGGGGTTTTGGAGGGACAATTGAGGTCGTATTTTTATAAATtgggtatggttagactcgtgagtaaatggacttttgagttttgtaaatttcgtcgggtttcgagatgtgggcccggggggggggggagcgggttgagccgatttcggattttggactatattttagtagttttcttgtggaattgatccttttaaccaatattgattatctcgtactgcttatggctagattcggagcatttggagattgattcaaggggcaaaggcattacGGAGTAGGAGTTTTAcgcgtttgaggtaagtaacagtcttaaatctggttttaagGATATGAAACCTCGATAATTTGGTATGATGTGAGTGTTTGGAGgttacgcacatgctaggtgacaggcgtgtgagcgtgcaccgagAGGGATTGTGACTTtttccgtcccgtgagactgtaaagtcgaatagccattgttattacttgtttttccttgtctttgagcaattgactatcttccatgttagaaaccatgcttaggccatatgacaTCACTGTTGGGACCTGCATCgatcgtatacttgttgaattgactgttaattgttgtcttgtactcagtcataatcttacttgtgtgttatatctctgttccTTCCCATTTCTTGtcgatacttgttgtattctctattTGAGCCGATTAtaatgatattctgtgagcccgaggggctggagaggttagtgaatgagatagggcctgagtgccgagctgtgaactatgtgagggtatatggactgggttgcactccgcaacaagccttatggctatttatggactgtggatcgggtttcatgccgcaacaagccttatggctacttatatgattgggtcgggctgcacgccgcagcgatatagcgcttgggctcgaaggagaccctccggagtctgtacacccccagtgagcgcatgcacttattgagagtgtgtattgagggctgagagccgagagtatgagctgatgagatgagttgagtggctgctgccttgagaggctgtgcttgcttttatttattgttgcacttagttgctatctgatgttgttgtgaaattactgaaagattcatatctgttttacttgggCTCGAACTGATTTGGcttataccaccggatttgaaagcatgttcactctttactgaaaacttttgaaattatCTGTATTATTATAGTTTGTCACTGTTTCTCAGTTTCTTATTTAAttctattacttgctgagttggttgtactcatgctacaccttgCACTTCATGTACATATCCAGGTGTGTATGGTGACGGTCGCTGAGTTCGTGCGCGGGTTGATTAtcagagacttacgaggtagctgccggcgtccgcagtccttgtttctcctttcttattatattttctctcttgtattggcatttggcacagactgtagtagactctatttctagattggttattagatgctcatgacttagtgacaccccgatgtcgggctatttttttcgcacttatattttttttgggttttacccctatttttatgaaaaactccagttattttaaatgtcttaatttatttctgttaaattttaaaagtattttggaaatgtcggtttgcctagtatcacgatacgtgccatcacgacgggttaggttttgagtcgtgacaagttggtatttgaTTTTCAATAAGGAATTGAAATAATCTTTCGAACGGACTCCATATGCTTCCAAAAGGATCCAATAGAGAAAACAATCAGGGGAAACTTTTAGTGATATATCAATTGTCTAAACTTTTCTTTTCATTAAGACGTACTATTGTTACCTAATCAAGCCTTCACTGAGTACTAATCTATCTTAACTTATTTTGTTGCACTTCTTATGAATTAGATATATcaataaaagcaggaatagatCTAGCCCTGTCAGAGTTGGCTCCAACAATCTTATAGGTTTATCAACAAGTTATTTAGCGTAATCTTGTTGTTTCAATTTCAGTAATGATGGTCAGCATTAATCCATTGTTGCAGAATTTGAATGTTTAAGGTTGAGTTATTAATAGTACTCTCTACTTATTCGTCTGCctatttgttatttattaattgcAGTCTTG
It encodes the following:
- the LOC142173523 gene encoding uncharacterized protein LOC142173523; the encoded protein is MVISWLTNSLTPDIAGSVQYSDTAQSIWTQLNKRYGIVNGTRVFEIKQELAFTSQGSLDIASYFNKLKKLWDELGFMCASRGSSCTCTAKSEIKERMMKTSCISFLWGLMKLMLELGVICS